In Desulfobaccales bacterium, one DNA window encodes the following:
- a CDS encoding acyl-CoA dehydrogenase family protein, whose product MDFELSAKEKEIQARARTLAEEMAAEAARLERQGAFPEPVFRRFAAAGMCGLALPREYGGSGLGYVSYCLAQMELAQVSPSAALLVHLNHSLTGMALARFGTPAHKERFLPALARGEALGFFALTEPMAGSDPGGMATVARRQGEVFYLSGTKNFVTAGDRAKIGVVFALTAPEKGAKGVSAFLVEPGATSGLTISPPEEKISLKGAVSVTLQFQEAPVPAENLLGAAEEGLKIALTVLDGARVGAAAQAVGLGQAALRYALNHARSRQQFGQPLAQFQAIQFKLADLATELEAAALLTLKAAWLRDQGRPYSAAAAMAKGFATDAAMHATVEAVQICGGYGLLTENPVARLFEDAKAGQIYEGTNEIMRLIIARDLLKS is encoded by the coding sequence ATGGATTTTGAGTTGTCCGCGAAAGAAAAGGAAATCCAAGCCCGGGCCCGAACGTTGGCTGAGGAAATGGCCGCCGAGGCGGCCCGCCTGGAGCGGCAAGGGGCCTTCCCGGAGCCGGTTTTCCGTCGCTTCGCCGCCGCCGGCATGTGCGGCCTGGCCCTCCCCCGGGAGTACGGGGGGAGCGGCCTCGGATATGTCTCCTATTGCCTGGCCCAGATGGAACTGGCCCAGGTCTCTCCCTCCGCTGCCCTTTTGGTACACCTCAACCACTCCCTCACCGGCATGGCTTTGGCCCGCTTCGGCACCCCGGCCCACAAGGAGCGTTTCCTCCCGGCCCTGGCCCGAGGGGAGGCCCTGGGCTTCTTCGCCCTCACCGAACCCATGGCCGGCTCCGACCCCGGCGGCATGGCCACGGTGGCCCGGCGGCAGGGGGAAGTCTTTTACCTTTCCGGCACCAAGAACTTCGTCACCGCCGGGGACCGGGCTAAGATAGGGGTGGTCTTCGCCCTCACCGCCCCGGAGAAGGGGGCCAAGGGGGTGAGCGCCTTCCTGGTGGAGCCCGGCGCCACCTCCGGCCTCACCATCAGCCCGCCGGAGGAGAAGATCAGCCTGAAAGGCGCCGTATCGGTCACCCTGCAGTTTCAGGAGGCGCCGGTGCCGGCGGAGAATCTGTTGGGCGCGGCCGAAGAGGGCCTGAAGATCGCCCTGACGGTGCTGGACGGCGCCCGGGTGGGGGCCGCAGCCCAGGCCGTGGGGCTGGGACAGGCCGCCTTGCGCTATGCGCTGAACCATGCCCGGAGCCGGCAGCAGTTCGGCCAGCCTTTGGCCCAGTTCCAGGCCATCCAGTTCAAACTGGCGGATCTGGCCACGGAGCTGGAGGCGGCAGCCCTCCTCACCCTCAAGGCTGCCTGGCTCAGGGACCAGGGCCGGCCGTACAGCGCCGCCGCGGCCATGGCCAAGGGTTTCGCCACCGACGCCGCCATGCACGCCACCGTGGAGGCGGTGCAGATCTGCGGCGGCTACGGCCTCCTCACGGAGAACCCGGTGGCCCGGCTCTTTGAGGACGCCAAGGCGGGGCAGATCTATGAGGGCACCAACGAGATCATGCGCCTCATCATCGCCCGGGATCTGCTGAAATCATAA
- the cobU gene encoding bifunctional adenosylcobinamide kinase/adenosylcobinamide-phosphate guanylyltransferase — protein sequence MPGPVNFRLALILGGARSGKSRLAQELAERHRPPLLYVATGEAGDPEMAARIERHRQARGPAWETWEVPRELPEALARVGDGFGAVLVDCLTLWLSNLLLDAPPDSELEGAQERLLRAAGQMTCPLIFVSNEVGWGIVPDNPLARRFRDLAGRLHQRLAEKADLVVLAVAGLPLVLKPSSQGWL from the coding sequence ATGCCCGGCCCCGTGAACTTCCGCCTGGCCCTAATTCTGGGCGGCGCCAGGAGCGGCAAGAGCCGCCTGGCCCAGGAGCTGGCGGAGAGGCACCGGCCGCCGCTTTTATATGTGGCCACCGGCGAGGCCGGGGACCCGGAGATGGCGGCCCGCATCGAGCGCCACCGGCAGGCCCGGGGCCCCGCCTGGGAGACCTGGGAGGTGCCCCGGGAGCTGCCGGAGGCGTTGGCACGGGTGGGAGACGGTTTCGGGGCGGTGCTGGTGGACTGCCTCACGCTGTGGCTCAGCAATCTGCTCCTGGATGCTCCCCCGGACAGCGAGCTGGAGGGGGCCCAGGAGCGACTTCTTCGCGCCGCGGGGCAGATGACCTGTCCCCTCATTTTCGTCAGCAACGAAGTGGGGTGGGGCATCGTGCCGGACAATCCCCTGGCCCGCCGCTTCCGGGACCTGGCGGGCCGCCTGCACCAGCGCCTGGCCGAAAAGGCCGATCTGGTGGTGCTGGCGGTGGCCGGGCTGCCCCTGGTGCTTAAACCTTCGTCCCAAGGATGGCTCTGA
- the cobT gene encoding nicotinate-nucleotide--dimethylbenzimidazole phosphoribosyltransferase, which yields MEAALKELADRIQPVENAWLAKAQARLDNLTKPPGSLGRLEELAARYVAIRQVEMPPLPKKRVVVFAADHGIVAEGVSAYPQEVTFQMVYNFLRGGAGINVLARQAGAEVEVVDIGVNHDFDPALPLVHRKVAYGTRNFAREPALRREEALKALWVGVERAREAAQAGVEVVAAGDMGIGNTTAAAALGAVFSGRPVATLTGRGTGIDDQALRHKVAVINRALSLHRVEAQDPVGALAAVGGLEIAGIAGLILGAAAARLAFLLDGFIATAGALVAAALAPTVTDYLIAAHRSAEPGHQIMLDTLNLKPLLTFNMRLGEGTGAAVGMLLLDAGLRIYREMATFAEAGVSEKA from the coding sequence ATGGAAGCTGCCTTAAAAGAGCTTGCGGACCGCATCCAGCCGGTGGAAAACGCTTGGCTGGCCAAAGCTCAGGCCCGCCTGGACAACCTCACCAAACCCCCGGGAAGCCTGGGCCGCCTGGAGGAGCTGGCCGCCCGCTACGTGGCCATCCGTCAGGTGGAGATGCCGCCCCTGCCCAAGAAACGGGTGGTGGTCTTCGCCGCCGACCATGGGATAGTGGCTGAGGGGGTGAGCGCCTACCCCCAGGAAGTCACCTTCCAGATGGTCTACAATTTTCTGCGGGGCGGGGCCGGCATCAATGTCCTGGCCCGGCAGGCGGGGGCCGAGGTGGAGGTGGTGGACATCGGGGTCAATCACGACTTCGACCCAGCTCTCCCCCTGGTGCACCGCAAGGTGGCCTACGGCACCCGCAACTTCGCCCGGGAGCCCGCCTTGCGCCGGGAGGAGGCCCTGAAGGCCCTGTGGGTGGGGGTGGAGCGGGCCCGGGAGGCGGCCCAGGCCGGGGTGGAGGTGGTAGCCGCCGGCGACATGGGCATCGGCAACACCACTGCCGCCGCCGCCCTGGGGGCGGTGTTCAGCGGCCGCCCGGTGGCCACCCTCACTGGCCGCGGCACCGGCATCGACGATCAGGCCCTGCGCCACAAGGTGGCGGTGATCAATCGGGCCCTCTCCCTGCATCGGGTGGAGGCCCAGGATCCCGTCGGCGCCCTGGCGGCGGTGGGGGGCCTGGAGATCGCCGGCATTGCGGGCCTCATCCTGGGCGCGGCGGCGGCCCGCCTGGCCTTCCTGCTGGACGGCTTCATCGCCACCGCCGGGGCCCTGGTGGCCGCGGCCCTGGCCCCCACGGTGACGGACTACCTCATCGCCGCCCACCGCTCCGCCGAACCCGGCCACCAGATCATGCTGGACACCCTTAACCTGAAGCCCCTTCTCACTTTCAACATGCGCCTGGGGGAAGGCACCGGCGCCGCGGTGGGCATGCTGCTCTTGGACGCGGGCCTGCGCATTTACCGGGAGATGGCCACCTTCGCCGAAGCCGGGGTCTCAGAGAAGGCGTGA
- the cobS gene encoding adenosylcobinamide-GDP ribazoletransferase, whose amino-acid sequence MSLKSDTPGSGDRPQPSRPCTFPLALTFLTTLPWPRPVLAGPEDLARSLIWFPWVGLLLGALYAGAGHLALHVWPPAGAAALLLVLTVLLTRGLHLDGLADTLDGLGGGRDPQSRLTVMKDSRLGAFGALGLVLALLLKGVFLTLLLEAGRLSALLLFPMVSRGGMVLLTWLSPYARPEGGLGRAMTEGVTGQIALGALVPVLAACLLFYRARGIVLLVAAGLVILAMHRACNRLFGGVTGDVLGAANEILEVLALALLSASPGLS is encoded by the coding sequence GTGAGCCTCAAGAGTGACACGCCCGGCTCAGGTGATCGGCCTCAGCCCTCCCGGCCGTGCACCTTTCCCCTGGCCCTGACCTTCCTCACCACCCTGCCCTGGCCCCGCCCGGTTCTGGCGGGCCCAGAGGACCTGGCCCGGTCGCTTATCTGGTTCCCCTGGGTGGGGCTGCTTTTAGGTGCCCTCTATGCCGGCGCCGGCCACCTGGCCCTGCACGTATGGCCCCCCGCCGGCGCCGCGGCCCTGCTCTTGGTCCTCACCGTCCTTCTCACCCGCGGTCTGCACCTGGACGGCCTGGCCGACACCTTGGACGGTTTAGGCGGCGGCCGGGACCCGCAAAGCCGGCTCACGGTGATGAAGGACTCCCGCCTGGGAGCCTTTGGAGCCCTGGGGCTGGTGCTGGCCCTGCTGCTCAAGGGGGTGTTTCTGACCCTGCTCCTGGAAGCCGGCCGCTTGAGCGCCCTCCTCCTTTTCCCCATGGTGAGCCGGGGCGGCATGGTGCTGCTCACCTGGCTCTCCCCCTATGCCCGGCCGGAAGGCGGCCTGGGCCGGGCCATGACCGAAGGCGTCACCGGGCAGATTGCCCTCGGGGCTCTGGTCCCGGTGCTCGCAGCCTGCCTCCTTTTCTACCGGGCGCGGGGGATAGTGCTCCTAGTGGCCGCCGGGCTAGTGATCCTGGCCATGCACCGCGCCTGCAATCGGCTCTTCGGTGGGGTCACCGGCGATGTCCTGGGCGCCGCCAACGAAATCCTGGAGGTCCTGGCCCTGGCCCTCCTCAGCGCCAGCCCCGGTCTTTCCTGA
- the prfB gene encoding peptide chain release factor 2 (programmed frameshift), with the protein MLPDLADTRGRLKTLREKLVQLRGIFDLEGKQARIRELDELMGRPGFWDDPNASAPLLKERAALLATLEDFQRREQQVEDLEVLLELAAEEDDVKALEEVHRDLTALERDFRNWELQLLMSGEEDEKNAIITIHAGAGGTEAQDWAEMLLRMYLRYAERKGFHTETIDLLPGDEAGIKSVTFTASGPYAYGYFKSENGIHRLVRISPFDASGRRHTSFAAVQVLPEVDERIEVEINEKDLRIDTFRASGPGGQHVNKTSSAVRITHLPTGIVVTSQSERSQHRNRELAMKVLRARLYDLERRKREAKKQELQEAQKEIAWGSQIRSYIMQPYRLIKDHRTKHEEGNVEAVLDGDLDPFVEAYLLHREE; encoded by the exons ATGCTCCCCGATCTTGCCGATACCCGCGGCCGTCTGAAAACCTTGCGGGAAAAACTCGTCCAGCTCCGAGGT ATCTTTGATCTGGAGGGGAAACAGGCCCGCATCCGGGAACTGGATGAGCTCATGGGCCGCCCCGGTTTTTGGGACGACCCCAACGCCTCCGCCCCCCTCCTCAAGGAACGGGCGGCCCTCTTGGCCACCCTGGAGGACTTCCAGCGCCGGGAGCAGCAGGTGGAGGACCTGGAAGTGCTTCTGGAATTGGCCGCAGAAGAGGATGACGTCAAGGCCCTGGAGGAGGTCCACCGGGACCTGACGGCCCTGGAGCGGGACTTCCGCAACTGGGAGCTGCAGCTTCTCATGTCCGGCGAGGAGGATGAGAAAAACGCCATCATCACCATCCACGCCGGCGCCGGCGGCACCGAGGCCCAGGACTGGGCCGAGATGCTGCTCCGCATGTATCTGCGCTACGCCGAACGCAAGGGCTTCCACACCGAGACCATTGACCTGTTGCCCGGCGATGAGGCGGGGATCAAGAGTGTGACCTTCACCGCCTCGGGCCCCTATGCCTACGGCTATTTCAAGAGCGAAAACGGCATCCACCGGCTGGTGCGCATCTCGCCCTTCGACGCCAGCGGCCGGCGGCACACCTCCTTTGCAGCGGTGCAGGTGCTTCCGGAGGTGGATGAGCGCATCGAAGTGGAGATCAACGAGAAGGATCTGCGCATCGACACCTTCCGGGCCAGCGGTCCCGGCGGCCAGCACGTCAACAAGACCAGTTCGGCGGTGCGCATCACCCACCTGCCCACTGGAATTGTGGTCACCAGCCAGTCGGAGCGCTCCCAGCACCGCAACCGGGAGCTGGCCATGAAGGTGCTCCGGGCCCGCCTCTACGACCTGGAGCGCCGCAAGCGGGAGGCCAAAAAGCAGGAGCTCCAGGAGGCCCAGAAGGAGATCGCCTGGGGCAGCCAGATCCGCTCCTACATCATGCAGCCCTACCGCCTCATCAAGGATCACCGCACCAAACATGAGGAGGGCAACGTGGAGGCGGTGCTGGACGGCGATCTGGACCCCTTTGTGGAGGCGTATCTCCTGCACCGGGAGGAATAA
- the trmFO gene encoding methylenetetrahydrofolate--tRNA-(uracil(54)-C(5))-methyltransferase (FADH(2)-oxidizing) TrmFO, with the protein MMPDALVFPDLTIIGGGLAGVEAAWQAARLRVPVRLYEMKPGKFSPAHRSPLLGELVCSNSLRSAEVETAVGLLKEEMRRLDSLVMRAADATRVPAGKALAVDREAFAAFLTRALEAEPQVTILREEVTALDPERLTIVAAGPLASEPLARALAELTGQEQLHFYDAIAPIVTAESLDMSKIFRASRWGAGEDYLNCPMTEEEYAAFYQALMAAEQVPLRDFEEPRYFEGCLPIEVMAARGYLTLVHGPLKPVGLVDPRTGRQPFAVVQLRPENREGTLYNLVGFQTKLTYRAQERVFRLIPGLEHAEFVRLGSIHRNTFIRSPGLVSEYLNFFRFPRLFLAGQLTGVEGYVESAAMGLLAGINAARLARGLPLVTPPRATALGALISHVTNTASRDFQPMNVNFGLFPPLPGRLPKRERGRAYAARALGELERWRQDLGLGSKG; encoded by the coding sequence ATGATGCCAGACGCCCTCGTGTTCCCCGACCTCACCATCATCGGCGGCGGCCTGGCCGGAGTGGAGGCGGCCTGGCAGGCGGCGAGGCTCAGGGTGCCGGTCCGTCTCTACGAGATGAAGCCCGGCAAATTTTCGCCGGCCCACCGTTCCCCCCTCTTGGGGGAGCTGGTGTGCAGCAATTCCTTGCGCTCCGCGGAGGTGGAAACGGCGGTGGGACTGCTCAAAGAAGAGATGCGCCGGCTGGATTCGCTGGTCATGCGGGCGGCGGACGCCACCCGGGTGCCGGCGGGCAAGGCCCTGGCGGTGGACCGGGAGGCCTTTGCCGCCTTCCTCACCCGGGCGCTGGAGGCGGAGCCGCAGGTCACCATCCTCCGGGAGGAGGTGACGGCCCTGGATCCGGAGCGCCTCACCATCGTGGCCGCGGGGCCGTTGGCCTCGGAGCCCCTGGCCCGGGCCCTGGCGGAGCTCACCGGCCAGGAGCAGCTCCACTTTTACGACGCCATCGCGCCCATCGTCACCGCGGAGAGCCTGGACATGAGCAAGATCTTCCGGGCCTCCCGCTGGGGGGCGGGGGAGGATTACCTCAACTGTCCCATGACCGAGGAGGAATACGCCGCCTTTTACCAGGCCCTGATGGCGGCGGAGCAGGTGCCGCTCAGGGACTTTGAGGAGCCCCGCTATTTTGAGGGCTGCCTCCCCATTGAGGTGATGGCGGCCCGGGGCTACCTCACGCTGGTGCACGGGCCGTTAAAGCCCGTGGGGCTCGTGGACCCCAGGACCGGCCGCCAGCCCTTTGCGGTGGTGCAGCTTAGACCGGAAAACCGGGAGGGCACCCTCTACAATCTCGTGGGCTTTCAGACCAAGCTCACCTACCGGGCTCAAGAGCGGGTCTTTCGCCTCATTCCGGGATTGGAGCACGCTGAGTTTGTGCGCCTGGGCTCCATTCACCGCAACACCTTCATCCGCTCCCCGGGGCTGGTGAGCGAATATCTCAATTTCTTCCGCTTTCCCCGCCTCTTCCTGGCCGGGCAGCTTACGGGGGTGGAGGGCTATGTGGAGTCCGCCGCCATGGGGCTTTTGGCCGGGATCAACGCCGCCCGCCTGGCCCGGGGGTTGCCGCTGGTCACCCCGCCCCGGGCCACGGCCCTGGGGGCCCTCATCAGCCATGTCACCAACACCGCCAGCCGGGATTTCCAGCCCATGAACGTGAATTTCGGGCTCTTTCCGCCGCTTCCCGGGCGTCTCCCCAAACGGGAGCGGGGCCGGGCCTATGCCGCCCGGGCGCTGGGGGAATTGGAGAGATGGCGGCAGGATTTGGGGTTGGGTTCTAAGGGGTGA
- the topA gene encoding type I DNA topoisomerase, with amino-acid sequence MSKSLLIVESPTKAKTLQKYLGGDFVVRSSKGHIRDLPKNELGVDIKRDFEPTYVTILGKAKVIQELKKAAAGVRDIYLGPDPDREGEAIAWHIAEALGENDHRFHRVLLMELTPKGIREALAHPVPLNRPRYESQQARRILDRLVGYQISPLLWKKVKTGLSAGRVQSVALRLVVDRERAIAAFVPEEYWSLAACLAAAQPPAFEARLVQYQGKELKIASAAQVDEILEALEGAVFQVSKVARRPQRRHPAPPFITSSLQMEANRKLRFPPKKTMLVAQRLYEGVELGEEGPVGLITYMRTDSTRVAQDAVEEARQFIGESFGPPYLPKSPPRYKSPKGAQEAHEAIRPTSVFRKPETVKAFLSKDELALYELIWRRFVASQMAPALYQVTTVEVTAGDYLFRASASVLEFPGFTLLYQETPELQATEQEPEAKLPPLEVGEVLELKDVDPQRHFTKPPPRFTEASLIRELEVQGIGRPSTYATILSNLQDRNYVVKEKSGLRPTRLGMVVSDLLVENFPDIMDTRFTARMESDLDRIAEAELPWRQLLRDFYGPFSEQLERAKAAMPAVKRVPTGLSCPSCGAELVVRWGKNGEFVGCSAYPACTFTANFTVDARGQLVLLPPDSAGDLPCPQEGCSGTLVKRRSRRGAFYGCNRYPECRFLLNKEPVRQPCPECDFPWMAKKGRKLACPREACGYSETAIPEAVNE; translated from the coding sequence ATGTCCAAATCCCTTCTCATTGTGGAATCCCCCACCAAGGCCAAGACCCTGCAGAAGTATCTGGGGGGCGATTTTGTGGTGCGCTCCAGCAAGGGGCATATCCGGGATCTGCCCAAAAACGAGCTGGGGGTGGATATCAAGCGGGACTTTGAGCCCACCTACGTCACCATCCTGGGCAAGGCCAAGGTCATTCAGGAGCTGAAAAAGGCGGCGGCGGGCGTCCGGGATATCTACCTCGGGCCGGACCCGGACCGGGAGGGGGAGGCCATCGCCTGGCACATTGCCGAGGCGTTGGGGGAAAACGACCACCGCTTCCACCGGGTGCTGCTCATGGAGCTCACCCCCAAGGGGATCCGGGAGGCCCTGGCCCACCCGGTGCCCCTGAACCGGCCCCGCTACGAATCCCAGCAGGCCCGGCGCATTCTGGACCGGCTGGTGGGCTACCAGATCAGCCCCCTGCTCTGGAAGAAGGTGAAGACCGGGCTGTCCGCCGGCCGGGTGCAGTCGGTGGCCCTCAGGCTGGTGGTGGACCGGGAGAGGGCCATCGCCGCCTTTGTGCCGGAGGAGTACTGGTCGCTCGCAGCCTGTCTGGCCGCGGCCCAGCCCCCGGCCTTTGAAGCCCGGCTGGTGCAGTACCAGGGAAAAGAGCTCAAGATTGCCAGCGCCGCCCAGGTGGATGAGATCCTGGAAGCCCTGGAGGGGGCCGTCTTCCAGGTGAGCAAGGTGGCGCGCCGGCCCCAGCGCCGGCATCCGGCTCCCCCTTTCATCACCAGCAGTCTGCAGATGGAGGCCAACCGCAAGCTGCGCTTCCCCCCCAAAAAGACCATGCTGGTGGCCCAGCGCCTCTACGAAGGGGTGGAGCTGGGGGAGGAAGGGCCGGTGGGGCTCATCACCTACATGCGCACCGATTCCACCCGGGTGGCCCAAGATGCGGTGGAGGAGGCCCGGCAATTCATCGGGGAGAGCTTCGGGCCGCCGTATCTGCCCAAGAGTCCGCCCCGCTACAAGAGCCCCAAAGGGGCCCAGGAGGCCCATGAGGCCATCCGGCCCACCAGCGTCTTCCGGAAGCCGGAGACGGTCAAGGCGTTTTTGAGCAAGGACGAACTGGCCCTCTATGAGCTCATCTGGCGGCGCTTCGTGGCCAGCCAGATGGCGCCGGCCCTGTATCAGGTAACCACCGTGGAGGTGACGGCCGGGGACTATCTCTTCCGGGCCAGCGCCTCGGTGCTGGAGTTTCCCGGCTTCACCCTGCTGTATCAGGAGACGCCGGAATTGCAGGCCACAGAACAGGAGCCCGAGGCCAAGCTGCCGCCGCTCGAGGTCGGGGAGGTGCTGGAGCTGAAGGATGTCGATCCCCAGCGCCATTTCACCAAGCCGCCGCCCCGGTTCACCGAGGCCAGCCTGATTAGGGAGCTGGAGGTCCAGGGCATCGGCCGGCCCTCCACCTACGCCACCATCTTAAGCAACCTGCAGGACCGCAATTACGTCGTCAAGGAGAAGTCCGGCCTGCGGCCCACCCGCCTGGGTATGGTGGTGAGTGATCTTCTGGTGGAGAACTTTCCGGACATCATGGACACCAGATTCACCGCCCGCATGGAGTCCGACCTGGACCGCATCGCCGAGGCGGAACTCCCCTGGCGCCAGCTTCTCCGGGATTTTTACGGCCCCTTCAGTGAGCAGCTGGAGCGGGCCAAAGCGGCCATGCCGGCGGTGAAGCGGGTGCCCACCGGTCTTTCCTGCCCCTCCTGCGGCGCCGAGCTGGTGGTGCGCTGGGGGAAAAACGGCGAGTTCGTGGGCTGCTCGGCCTACCCTGCCTGCACCTTCACGGCCAACTTCACGGTGGATGCCCGGGGGCAGCTGGTCCTGTTGCCCCCTGACAGTGCCGGGGACCTGCCCTGCCCGCAGGAGGGCTGCAGCGGCACCCTGGTGAAGCGGCGCTCCCGCCGGGGGGCCTTTTACGGCTGCAACCGCTATCCCGAGTGCCGCTTTCTCCTGAACAAGGAGCCGGTGCGGCAACCCTGCCCGGAGTGCGATTTTCCCTGGATGGCAAAAAAGGGGCGGAAGCTTGCCTGCCCCCGGGAGGCCTGCGGCTACAGCGAAACCGCCATCCCTGAGGCGGTGAACGAATAA